One window from the genome of Micromonospora aurantiaca ATCC 27029 encodes:
- the dacB gene encoding D-alanyl-D-alanine carboxypeptidase/D-alanyl-D-alanine endopeptidase, with the protein MLVLALAVAGLAVLRPGPVAGWLGDDDSTGTAVAAPPEPSPQAVLAGPDGNAPLPTEAGIRTALDPLVRAAALGDRVHVSVADVSTGQALYGSGQDTPTVPASVTKLATGVAVLAARGPAYRIPTRAVAGANPGEVVLVGGGDPTLAVDKNGFYPGAARLDDLAAQVRDALGGTAPTKVIVDSSLFSGPVFEPGWDADIPTGGFGAAITALMTDGARKNAAEARRTAEQTNHAAERVPQPDLTAGRQFAKLLGLTGGAAQVTRGTAPGASGATGTAPGAELGKVESLPMIRLVDIMISDSDNVIAEAMARQVALAKGKPGSFAGGAAATDQVLGELGLPAGEISLADGSGLSRTNRISPSLLTDLITLAGNGSHPELAAIFGGLPVGGWSGTLDERYRAAATRAGAGVVRAKTGTLSGVNAIAGTVTTADGRLLTFAVLTDRTQGSLDDTRAALDRISSALAGCGCR; encoded by the coding sequence GTGCTCGTGCTGGCCCTGGCGGTGGCCGGGCTCGCCGTGCTGCGCCCCGGCCCGGTCGCCGGGTGGCTGGGCGACGACGACAGCACGGGTACGGCGGTCGCCGCGCCGCCCGAGCCCTCCCCGCAGGCCGTGCTGGCCGGGCCGGACGGCAACGCCCCGCTGCCCACCGAGGCCGGCATCCGCACCGCCCTCGACCCGCTGGTCCGCGCCGCCGCGCTCGGCGACCGGGTGCACGTGTCGGTGGCCGACGTGAGCACCGGCCAGGCGCTCTACGGCAGCGGTCAGGACACGCCCACCGTGCCCGCCTCGGTGACCAAGCTGGCGACCGGCGTGGCGGTGCTCGCCGCGCGTGGCCCGGCCTACCGGATCCCGACCCGCGCGGTGGCCGGGGCGAACCCGGGCGAGGTGGTCCTGGTCGGCGGTGGTGACCCCACGCTCGCCGTGGACAAGAACGGCTTCTACCCGGGCGCGGCCCGGCTGGACGACCTCGCCGCCCAGGTGCGCGACGCGCTCGGCGGCACCGCGCCGACCAAGGTGATCGTCGACTCGTCGCTGTTCAGCGGCCCGGTCTTCGAGCCCGGCTGGGACGCCGACATCCCCACCGGCGGTTTCGGCGCGGCGATCACCGCGTTGATGACCGACGGCGCCCGGAAGAACGCGGCTGAGGCGCGGCGCACCGCCGAGCAGACCAATCACGCCGCCGAGCGGGTGCCGCAGCCCGACCTGACCGCCGGCCGGCAGTTCGCCAAGCTGCTCGGCCTGACCGGCGGCGCCGCCCAGGTGACCCGGGGCACCGCGCCGGGCGCGTCCGGCGCCACGGGTACGGCCCCCGGCGCCGAGCTCGGAAAGGTCGAATCACTGCCGATGATCCGGCTGGTCGACATCATGATCAGCGACAGCGACAACGTGATCGCCGAGGCGATGGCCCGCCAGGTGGCGCTCGCCAAGGGCAAGCCCGGCTCGTTCGCCGGCGGCGCGGCCGCCACCGACCAGGTGCTCGGCGAGCTGGGCCTGCCCGCCGGCGAGATCAGCCTGGCCGACGGCAGCGGGCTGTCCCGCACCAACCGGATCAGCCCCTCGCTGCTCACCGACCTGATCACGCTCGCCGGCAACGGCAGCCATCCCGAACTCGCCGCGATCTTCGGCGGTCTGCCGGTCGGTGGCTGGTCCGGCACGCTCGACGAGCGCTACCGCGCGGCGGCGACCCGCGCCGGAGCGGGTGTCGTCCGGGCCAAGACCGGCACGCTGAGCGGCGTAAACGCGATCGCCGGCACGGTGACCACAGCCGACGGCCGGCTGCTCACGTTCGCCGTGCTCACCGACCGGACCCAGGGCTCGCTGGACGACACCCGGGCGGCGCTGGACCGGATCAGTTCGGCGCTGGCCGGGTGCGGCTGCCGCTGA